The Saccharolobus shibatae B12 genomic interval AATATAAGGGATTCAAGTTGGTGATGTGAGTGAAATTATTAGTAGTATACGACGTCTCCGACGACAGTAAGAGAAGTAAACTGGCCAACAATTTGAAGAAGCTGGGATTAGAGAGGATTCAGAAAAGTGCCTTTGAGGGTGATATTGATAGTCAAAGGGTTAAGGATTTGGTTAGAGTTATTAGGCTAATCGTCGACATTAACACTGACATAGTTCACATCATCCCTTTAGGTATAAGGGATTGGGAGAGGAGAATTGTAATAGGTAAGGAGGGGTTAGAGGAGTGGTTAGTGTAACAGACTTAAAAGACTTTACCTTATGTAAGGTTATACCTTGGATAAGGAGGAAGATGGGATGGAGAGAGCCAATAACGAATAGTCAAAAGATAGCTAAGAGCGTAAATTTAAAGGAGATGGTGAGTGA includes:
- the cas2 gene encoding CRISPR-associated endonuclease Cas2, with the translated sequence MKLLVVYDVSDDSKRSKLANNLKKLGLERIQKSAFEGDIDSQRVKDLVRVIRLIVDINTDIVHIIPLGIRDWERRIVIGKEGLEEWLV